One Elephas maximus indicus isolate mEleMax1 chromosome 18, mEleMax1 primary haplotype, whole genome shotgun sequence genomic region harbors:
- the NFKBIZ gene encoding NF-kappa-B inhibitor zeta isoform X1, with translation MRRRPGAAPVPASSSCRASAPPPQLQPGGTARSDRWAGVWGFPSGAPGSMIVDKLLEDSRGGEGLLDAAGDCGLMTSPLNLAYFYGASPPAAAPGTCDAGCSSGPSAPGSPGSDSSDFSSASSVSSCGAVESRPRGGVRAERLTVEPHMGVGRQQRGPFQGVRVRNSVKELLLHIRSHKQKASAQAVDGFKTQGVNVEQFTELKNTASYSGKRKGPDSSSDGPACKRPALLHTQFLTPPQTPTPGESMEDVHHNEPKHDSSADLLQNIINIKNECNPVSLNTVQVSWMSPVVVPQSSPREQCQGFHGGQLFSPPQKYQPFPVSGSPQMMDQASLFQYSPQNQHVQPQQQHHYTHDPSLEYALYSRAPSPTYEPNLFDGQKLQFCPDQSFASLLSNHGESENVALPLQTAPSIQQQSDAGPPTFSVMPDSACEAMPGHEAASPPLSTSLPFQNITEGPMNTTQLGKSFFQWQVEQEESKLANISQDQFLSKDADGDTFLHIAVAQGRRALSYVLARKMNALHMLDIKEHNGQSAFQVAVAANQHLIVQDLVNLGAQVNTTDCWGRTPLHVCAEKGHSQVLQAIQKGAVRSNQFVDLEATNYEGLTPLHCAVLAHNAVVHELQRNQQPHSPEVQELLLKNKSLVDTIKCLIQMGAAVEAKDRKSGRTALHLAAEEANLELIRLFLELPSCLSFVNAKAYNGNTALHVAASLQYRLTQLDAVRLLMRKGADPSTRNLENEQPVHLVPDGPVGEQVRATDGGGDAFRREVTLCKAEATGALQVAQAVSTFHSVHCCTSELIALFPAASLFSFSLTQTQF, from the exons ATGCGCAGGCGGCCCGGGGCCGCGCCCGTACCGGCGTCGTCCTCCTGCCGTGCCAGTGCCCCGCCGCCACAGCTACAGCCGGGAGGGACCGCGCGCAGCGACCGGTGGGCAGGTGTCTGGGGGTTCCCGAGCGGCGCGCCCGGGAGCATGATCGTGGACAAGCTGCTGGAAGACAGCCGCGGCGGAGAGGGGCTGCTGGACGCGGCCGGCGACTGCGGCCTCATGACCAGCCCGCTCAACCTGGCCTACTTCTACGGCGCGTCGCCGCCGGCCGCGGCCCCGGGGACCTGCGACGCCGGCTGCTCGTCGGGGCCCTCGGCGCCCGGCTCGCCCGGCTCGGACTCCTCGGACTTCTCCTCCGCTTCGTCCGTGTCCTCCTGCGGGGCCGTCGAGTCCCGACCGAGAGGCGGTGTCCGCGCCGAGCGGCTGACAG TTGAGCCCCATATGGGGGTTGGAAGGCAGCAGAGGGGACCCTTTCAAGGTGTTCGTGTGAGAAACTCGGTGAAGGAACTCCTGCTGCACATTCGGAGTCATAAACAGAAGGCTTCCGCCCAAGCTGTGGATGGTTTTAAG acaCAAGGTGTGAACGTAGAGCAATTCACAG aactgaagaacacagcatcatacAGTGGGAAACGGAAAGGGCCTGATTCGTCGTCTGATGGACCAGCCTGCAAAAGGCCGGCTCTGTTGCATACCCAATTTTTG ACACCACCCCAAACACCAACGCCAGGGGAGAGCATGGAAGATGTCCATCACAATGAACCCAAACATGACAGCAGTGCTGATCTGCTTCAGAACATTATCAACATTAAGAATGAATGCAACCCTGTCTCCCTGAACACGGTCCAAGTTAGCTGGATGAGCCCTGTGGTCGTCCCCCAGAGTTCCCCCAGAGAGCAGTGTCAGGGCTTCCATGGAGGGCAGCTCTTCTCTCCACCGCAGAAATACCAGCCATTCCCAGTCAGTGGCTCCCCGCAGATGATGGACCAGGCTTCCTTGTTCCAGTATTCTCCACAGAACCAGCATGTGCAGCCGCAGCAACAGCACCACTATACCCACGACCCGAGTCTGGAATATGCTCTTTATTCCAGAGCTCCATCCCCCACCTATGAACCAAATCTCTTTGACGGTCAGAAACTGCAGTTCTGCCCAGACCAAAGTTTTGCATCTCTTCTAAGTAATCATGGGGAATCTGAGAATGTTGCTCTTCCCCTTCAGACTGCCCCCAGCATCCAGCAACAAAGTGATGCCGGCCCCCCGACCTTCAGTGTGATGCCAGACAGCGCCTGTGAGGCCATGCCGGGGCACGAGGCAGCCTCTCCCCCTTTAAGCACCTCACTGCCATTTCAGAACATCACCGAAGGGCCAATGAACACCACACAGTTAGGAAAGTCATTTTTTCAGTGGCAAGTAGAGCAGGAAGAAAGCAAATTGGCAAACATTTCCCAAGACCAGTTTCTCTCAAAGGATGCAGATGGTGACAC GTTCCTCCACATTGCTGTTGCCCAAGGGCGAAGGGCACTTTCCTATGTCCTTGCAAGAAAGATGAATGCGCTTCACATGCTGGATATTAAAGAGCACAATGGCCAG AGTGCATTTCAGGTGGCAGTGGCTGCCAACCAGCACCTCATTGTTCAGGACCTGGTGAACCTCGGGGCCCAGGTGAACACCACAGACTGCTGGGGACGAACGCCTCTGCATGTCTGTGCTGAGAAGGGCCACTCCCAGGTGCTTCAG GCAATTCAGAAGGGAGCTGTGAGGAGCAATCAGTTCGTGGATCTTGAGGCAACCAACTATGAAG GCCTTACCCCTCTCCACTGTGCGGTGCTGGCCCACAATGCCGTGGTGCATGAACTCCAGAGAAACCAACAGCCACATTCACCTGAAGTTCAGGAGCTGTTACTGAAGAATAAGAGTCTGGTAGACACCATTAAGTGTCTGATTCAAATGGGAGCAGCAGTGGAAGCTAAG GATCGGAAAAGTGGCCGCACAGCTCTGCATTTGGCGGCCGAAGAAGCAAACCTGGAACTCATTCGCCTCTTTTTGGAGCTGCCCAGTTGTCTGTCTTTTGTGAATGCAAAG GCGTACAATGGGAATACTGCCCTCCACGTTGCTGCCAGCCTGCAGTATCGGTTGACACAGTTGGATGCGGTCCGCCTGCTGATGAGGAAGGGAGCAGACCCGAGTACTCGGAACTTGGAGAACGAACAGCCCGTGCATTTGGTTCCTGATGGCCCTGTGGGAGAACAGGTGAGAGCCACAGACGGGGGAGGAGATGCCTTCAGGAGGGAGGTGACCTTGTGTAAGGCAGAGGCCACGGGTGCCCTTCAGGTGGCTCAGGCGGTGTCCACATTTCACAGCGTTCATTGTTGCACCTCAGAGTTAATTGCTTTGTTTCCAGCAGCTagccttttctccttttccttgacACAAACTCAGTTTTAG
- the NFKBIZ gene encoding NF-kappa-B inhibitor zeta isoform X2: protein MRRRPGAAPVPASSSCRASAPPPQLQPGGTARSDRWAGVWGFPSGAPGSMIVDKLLEDSRGGEGLLDAAGDCGLMTSPLNLAYFYGASPPAAAPGTCDAGCSSGPSAPGSPGSDSSDFSSASSVSSCGAVESRPRGGVRAERLTVEPHMGVGRQQRGPFQGVRVRNSVKELLLHIRSHKQKASAQAVDGFKTQGVNVEQFTELKNTASYSGKRKGPDSSSDGPACKRPALLHTQFLTPPQTPTPGESMEDVHHNEPKHDSSADLLQNIINIKNECNPVSLNTVQVSWMSPVVVPQSSPREQCQGFHGGQLFSPPQKYQPFPVSGSPQMMDQASLFQYSPQNQHVQPQQQHHYTHDPSLEYALYSRAPSPTYEPNLFDGQKLQFCPDQSFASLLSNHGESENVALPLQTAPSIQQQSDAGPPTFSVMPDSACEAMPGHEAASPPLSTSLPFQNITEGPMNTTQLGKSFFQWQVEQEESKLANISQDQFLSKDADGDTFLHIAVAQGRRALSYVLARKMNALHMLDIKEHNGQSAFQVAVAANQHLIVQDLVNLGAQVNTTDCWGRTPLHVCAEKGHSQVLQAIQKGAVRSNQFVDLEATNYEGLTPLHCAVLAHNAVVHELQRNQQPHSPEVQELLLKNKSLVDTIKCLIQMGAAVEAKDRKSGRTALHLAAEEANLELIRLFLELPSCLSFVNAKAYNGNTALHVAASLQYRLTQLDAVRLLMRKGADPSTRNLENEQPVHLVPDGPVGEQIRRILKGKSIQQRAPPY from the exons ATGCGCAGGCGGCCCGGGGCCGCGCCCGTACCGGCGTCGTCCTCCTGCCGTGCCAGTGCCCCGCCGCCACAGCTACAGCCGGGAGGGACCGCGCGCAGCGACCGGTGGGCAGGTGTCTGGGGGTTCCCGAGCGGCGCGCCCGGGAGCATGATCGTGGACAAGCTGCTGGAAGACAGCCGCGGCGGAGAGGGGCTGCTGGACGCGGCCGGCGACTGCGGCCTCATGACCAGCCCGCTCAACCTGGCCTACTTCTACGGCGCGTCGCCGCCGGCCGCGGCCCCGGGGACCTGCGACGCCGGCTGCTCGTCGGGGCCCTCGGCGCCCGGCTCGCCCGGCTCGGACTCCTCGGACTTCTCCTCCGCTTCGTCCGTGTCCTCCTGCGGGGCCGTCGAGTCCCGACCGAGAGGCGGTGTCCGCGCCGAGCGGCTGACAG TTGAGCCCCATATGGGGGTTGGAAGGCAGCAGAGGGGACCCTTTCAAGGTGTTCGTGTGAGAAACTCGGTGAAGGAACTCCTGCTGCACATTCGGAGTCATAAACAGAAGGCTTCCGCCCAAGCTGTGGATGGTTTTAAG acaCAAGGTGTGAACGTAGAGCAATTCACAG aactgaagaacacagcatcatacAGTGGGAAACGGAAAGGGCCTGATTCGTCGTCTGATGGACCAGCCTGCAAAAGGCCGGCTCTGTTGCATACCCAATTTTTG ACACCACCCCAAACACCAACGCCAGGGGAGAGCATGGAAGATGTCCATCACAATGAACCCAAACATGACAGCAGTGCTGATCTGCTTCAGAACATTATCAACATTAAGAATGAATGCAACCCTGTCTCCCTGAACACGGTCCAAGTTAGCTGGATGAGCCCTGTGGTCGTCCCCCAGAGTTCCCCCAGAGAGCAGTGTCAGGGCTTCCATGGAGGGCAGCTCTTCTCTCCACCGCAGAAATACCAGCCATTCCCAGTCAGTGGCTCCCCGCAGATGATGGACCAGGCTTCCTTGTTCCAGTATTCTCCACAGAACCAGCATGTGCAGCCGCAGCAACAGCACCACTATACCCACGACCCGAGTCTGGAATATGCTCTTTATTCCAGAGCTCCATCCCCCACCTATGAACCAAATCTCTTTGACGGTCAGAAACTGCAGTTCTGCCCAGACCAAAGTTTTGCATCTCTTCTAAGTAATCATGGGGAATCTGAGAATGTTGCTCTTCCCCTTCAGACTGCCCCCAGCATCCAGCAACAAAGTGATGCCGGCCCCCCGACCTTCAGTGTGATGCCAGACAGCGCCTGTGAGGCCATGCCGGGGCACGAGGCAGCCTCTCCCCCTTTAAGCACCTCACTGCCATTTCAGAACATCACCGAAGGGCCAATGAACACCACACAGTTAGGAAAGTCATTTTTTCAGTGGCAAGTAGAGCAGGAAGAAAGCAAATTGGCAAACATTTCCCAAGACCAGTTTCTCTCAAAGGATGCAGATGGTGACAC GTTCCTCCACATTGCTGTTGCCCAAGGGCGAAGGGCACTTTCCTATGTCCTTGCAAGAAAGATGAATGCGCTTCACATGCTGGATATTAAAGAGCACAATGGCCAG AGTGCATTTCAGGTGGCAGTGGCTGCCAACCAGCACCTCATTGTTCAGGACCTGGTGAACCTCGGGGCCCAGGTGAACACCACAGACTGCTGGGGACGAACGCCTCTGCATGTCTGTGCTGAGAAGGGCCACTCCCAGGTGCTTCAG GCAATTCAGAAGGGAGCTGTGAGGAGCAATCAGTTCGTGGATCTTGAGGCAACCAACTATGAAG GCCTTACCCCTCTCCACTGTGCGGTGCTGGCCCACAATGCCGTGGTGCATGAACTCCAGAGAAACCAACAGCCACATTCACCTGAAGTTCAGGAGCTGTTACTGAAGAATAAGAGTCTGGTAGACACCATTAAGTGTCTGATTCAAATGGGAGCAGCAGTGGAAGCTAAG GATCGGAAAAGTGGCCGCACAGCTCTGCATTTGGCGGCCGAAGAAGCAAACCTGGAACTCATTCGCCTCTTTTTGGAGCTGCCCAGTTGTCTGTCTTTTGTGAATGCAAAG GCGTACAATGGGAATACTGCCCTCCACGTTGCTGCCAGCCTGCAGTATCGGTTGACACAGTTGGATGCGGTCCGCCTGCTGATGAGGAAGGGAGCAGACCCGAGTACTCGGAACTTGGAGAACGAACAGCCCGTGCATTTGGTTCCTGATGGCCCTGTGGGAGAACAG ATCCGACGTATCCTGAAGGGAAAGTCCATTCAGCAGAGAGCCCCGCCATATTAG
- the NFKBIZ gene encoding NF-kappa-B inhibitor zeta isoform X3, which produces MGVGRQQRGPFQGVRVRNSVKELLLHIRSHKQKASAQAVDGFKTQGVNVEQFTELKNTASYSGKRKGPDSSSDGPACKRPALLHTQFLTPPQTPTPGESMEDVHHNEPKHDSSADLLQNIINIKNECNPVSLNTVQVSWMSPVVVPQSSPREQCQGFHGGQLFSPPQKYQPFPVSGSPQMMDQASLFQYSPQNQHVQPQQQHHYTHDPSLEYALYSRAPSPTYEPNLFDGQKLQFCPDQSFASLLSNHGESENVALPLQTAPSIQQQSDAGPPTFSVMPDSACEAMPGHEAASPPLSTSLPFQNITEGPMNTTQLGKSFFQWQVEQEESKLANISQDQFLSKDADGDTFLHIAVAQGRRALSYVLARKMNALHMLDIKEHNGQSAFQVAVAANQHLIVQDLVNLGAQVNTTDCWGRTPLHVCAEKGHSQVLQAIQKGAVRSNQFVDLEATNYEGLTPLHCAVLAHNAVVHELQRNQQPHSPEVQELLLKNKSLVDTIKCLIQMGAAVEAKDRKSGRTALHLAAEEANLELIRLFLELPSCLSFVNAKAYNGNTALHVAASLQYRLTQLDAVRLLMRKGADPSTRNLENEQPVHLVPDGPVGEQVRATDGGGDAFRREVTLCKAEATGALQVAQAVSTFHSVHCCTSELIALFPAASLFSFSLTQTQF; this is translated from the exons ATGGGGGTTGGAAGGCAGCAGAGGGGACCCTTTCAAGGTGTTCGTGTGAGAAACTCGGTGAAGGAACTCCTGCTGCACATTCGGAGTCATAAACAGAAGGCTTCCGCCCAAGCTGTGGATGGTTTTAAG acaCAAGGTGTGAACGTAGAGCAATTCACAG aactgaagaacacagcatcatacAGTGGGAAACGGAAAGGGCCTGATTCGTCGTCTGATGGACCAGCCTGCAAAAGGCCGGCTCTGTTGCATACCCAATTTTTG ACACCACCCCAAACACCAACGCCAGGGGAGAGCATGGAAGATGTCCATCACAATGAACCCAAACATGACAGCAGTGCTGATCTGCTTCAGAACATTATCAACATTAAGAATGAATGCAACCCTGTCTCCCTGAACACGGTCCAAGTTAGCTGGATGAGCCCTGTGGTCGTCCCCCAGAGTTCCCCCAGAGAGCAGTGTCAGGGCTTCCATGGAGGGCAGCTCTTCTCTCCACCGCAGAAATACCAGCCATTCCCAGTCAGTGGCTCCCCGCAGATGATGGACCAGGCTTCCTTGTTCCAGTATTCTCCACAGAACCAGCATGTGCAGCCGCAGCAACAGCACCACTATACCCACGACCCGAGTCTGGAATATGCTCTTTATTCCAGAGCTCCATCCCCCACCTATGAACCAAATCTCTTTGACGGTCAGAAACTGCAGTTCTGCCCAGACCAAAGTTTTGCATCTCTTCTAAGTAATCATGGGGAATCTGAGAATGTTGCTCTTCCCCTTCAGACTGCCCCCAGCATCCAGCAACAAAGTGATGCCGGCCCCCCGACCTTCAGTGTGATGCCAGACAGCGCCTGTGAGGCCATGCCGGGGCACGAGGCAGCCTCTCCCCCTTTAAGCACCTCACTGCCATTTCAGAACATCACCGAAGGGCCAATGAACACCACACAGTTAGGAAAGTCATTTTTTCAGTGGCAAGTAGAGCAGGAAGAAAGCAAATTGGCAAACATTTCCCAAGACCAGTTTCTCTCAAAGGATGCAGATGGTGACAC GTTCCTCCACATTGCTGTTGCCCAAGGGCGAAGGGCACTTTCCTATGTCCTTGCAAGAAAGATGAATGCGCTTCACATGCTGGATATTAAAGAGCACAATGGCCAG AGTGCATTTCAGGTGGCAGTGGCTGCCAACCAGCACCTCATTGTTCAGGACCTGGTGAACCTCGGGGCCCAGGTGAACACCACAGACTGCTGGGGACGAACGCCTCTGCATGTCTGTGCTGAGAAGGGCCACTCCCAGGTGCTTCAG GCAATTCAGAAGGGAGCTGTGAGGAGCAATCAGTTCGTGGATCTTGAGGCAACCAACTATGAAG GCCTTACCCCTCTCCACTGTGCGGTGCTGGCCCACAATGCCGTGGTGCATGAACTCCAGAGAAACCAACAGCCACATTCACCTGAAGTTCAGGAGCTGTTACTGAAGAATAAGAGTCTGGTAGACACCATTAAGTGTCTGATTCAAATGGGAGCAGCAGTGGAAGCTAAG GATCGGAAAAGTGGCCGCACAGCTCTGCATTTGGCGGCCGAAGAAGCAAACCTGGAACTCATTCGCCTCTTTTTGGAGCTGCCCAGTTGTCTGTCTTTTGTGAATGCAAAG GCGTACAATGGGAATACTGCCCTCCACGTTGCTGCCAGCCTGCAGTATCGGTTGACACAGTTGGATGCGGTCCGCCTGCTGATGAGGAAGGGAGCAGACCCGAGTACTCGGAACTTGGAGAACGAACAGCCCGTGCATTTGGTTCCTGATGGCCCTGTGGGAGAACAGGTGAGAGCCACAGACGGGGGAGGAGATGCCTTCAGGAGGGAGGTGACCTTGTGTAAGGCAGAGGCCACGGGTGCCCTTCAGGTGGCTCAGGCGGTGTCCACATTTCACAGCGTTCATTGTTGCACCTCAGAGTTAATTGCTTTGTTTCCAGCAGCTagccttttctccttttccttgacACAAACTCAGTTTTAG